A genome region from Candidatus Zixiibacteriota bacterium includes the following:
- a CDS encoding energy-coupling factor transporter transmembrane protein EcfT yields the protein MDLAYLDYLATSGKSFLHRFPAGLKIILALTLIGFIILIKQVLFMVIILAFLYSLILLSRLPFIKIFLISLYPLIFALIFAYASLGRGWEWFFIILLRVLGTATTMILLFSTTPYPCIFASLGKVFPEFLITVFFMTYRSIFILFSIFENIRMGFKLRGGFQIKYPKRSLSNFAKAFGYLILKGMDDSQRFYEGLKLRGFQGKIEHNRRYCTWNKR from the coding sequence ATGGATTTAGCCTATCTGGATTATTTAGCTACCAGCGGAAAAAGTTTTCTGCACCGTTTTCCGGCAGGTTTGAAGATAATACTTGCTCTTACATTGATCGGGTTTATCATCTTGATCAAGCAGGTTCTGTTTATGGTCATTATCCTGGCATTTCTCTATTCACTCATACTCTTATCCCGGCTACCTTTCATAAAAATCTTCCTGATCTCTTTATATCCTTTGATATTCGCTCTGATCTTCGCCTACGCCAGTTTGGGAAGAGGCTGGGAATGGTTTTTTATCATTCTTTTAAGGGTCCTGGGAACTGCCACCACCATGATACTACTTTTCTCCACTACGCCTTATCCCTGCATCTTTGCCAGCCTGGGCAAGGTCTTTCCGGAATTTCTCATCACGGTTTTCTTTATGACTTACCGTTCGATTTTTATCCTTTTTTCTATCTTCGAGAATATCAGAATGGGTTTCAAATTAAGAGGGGGTTTTCAGATAAAGTACCCAAAAAGAAGCTTGTCCAATTTTGCCAAGGCCTTTGGTTATTTAATCCTCAAGGGAATGGATGATAGCCAGAGATTTTATGAAGGGTTAAAGCTCAGAGGATTTCAAGGCAAGATAGAGCATAACCGGAGGTATTGTACTTGGAACAAGAGATAG
- a CDS encoding energy-coupling factor ABC transporter permease has protein sequence MSHIHLPDGILPVWLWVLGWVLLAGLLFIFKGQFQRERFSSKIPLLAMFAAVMVISMSLEVVPLFYHINLSVVSGIILGPAWFILCSFVVNLILAFFGHGGITVVGLNSLVISAEGVLGYFMFKALRRILKKISWAGFVSTFLSLLLSTFLALGIVAIGKTDLSSAFGIGHKLQPEKSTGLLEFETGEQETHKQESLPQFDFRKFLLLVLGFGSIGWVLEGLITSGILSYLNKVRPGILE, from the coding sequence ATGTCTCATATTCATCTTCCAGATGGAATTTTACCGGTTTGGCTCTGGGTCTTAGGCTGGGTCTTATTGGCCGGACTTCTATTCATATTCAAAGGGCAGTTCCAGAGAGAAAGATTCTCCAGCAAAATCCCTCTTTTAGCAATGTTTGCCGCAGTGATGGTAATCTCGATGTCTCTGGAGGTAGTTCCGCTTTTCTATCATATAAACCTCTCAGTCGTTTCAGGCATAATCTTGGGTCCTGCCTGGTTTATCCTTTGTTCTTTTGTGGTCAATCTTATCCTGGCTTTTTTTGGACACGGAGGGATTACCGTGGTGGGACTAAATAGTCTGGTAATATCAGCCGAGGGGGTCCTGGGTTATTTTATGTTTAAAGCCCTGCGACGAATTTTGAAGAAGATATCCTGGGCAGGTTTTGTCTCCACCTTCTTAAGCCTTCTTTTATCGACTTTCCTGGCTTTGGGGATTGTGGCGATCGGGAAGACTGACCTTTCAAGCGCTTTTGGAATAGGACATAAACTTCAGCCAGAAAAAAGCACGGGTCTTCTGGAATTTGAGACTGGAGAGCAGGAAACGCATAAACAGGAATCTTTACCGCAATTTGACTTCAGGAAATTCCTGCTTTTGGTTTTAGGTTTTGGATCTATAGGCTGGGTATTAGAAGGATTGATCACCAGCGGAATCTTAAGCTACCTGAACAAAGTCAGGCCAGGGATATTGGAGTGA